A DNA window from Schistocerca gregaria isolate iqSchGreg1 chromosome 2, iqSchGreg1.2, whole genome shotgun sequence contains the following coding sequences:
- the LOC126336028 gene encoding uncharacterized protein LOC126336028: MVASPYRRLPVSPPPRLAASPSRRLPVSPPPRIVANHVSSPPRIVASTSRRLHVSPPPRIVANHVSSPPRIVASTYRRLHVSPPPRLAVSTSRRLHVSPPPRLAASSYRRLHVSPPPRIAAPTYRRPHVSPPPHIVASTYRRLPVSPPPRIAAPTYSRPHVSPPPRIVASTYRRLPVSPPPRIAASTYRSLHVSPPPRLAASTYCRQPRIVAPTYRRLHISPPPRLAASTSRRLPVSPPPRLAASTYRRPHVSSPTTDRRLHVSPPPRIVASTFRRLHVSPPPRLAVSTSRRLHVSPSPRIAASPSRRLHVSSPTTYRRQPRIVANHVSSPTTYRRLHVSPPPRIAASPSRRFSVSSHQLPCSAPSYRVLSSDQDKEVLSTKEEQTAGCAMLQDRKQSWLS, translated from the exons ATggtcgcttccccgtatcgtcgcctccccgtctcgccgcctccccgtctcgccgcctccccgtctcgccgcctccccgtctcgccgcccccACGTATCGTCGCCAACCACGTATCGTCGCCAccacgtatcgtcgcctccacgtctcgccgcctccacgtctcgccgcccccacgtatcgtcgccaaccacgtatcgtcgcctccacgtatcgtcgcctccacgtatcgccgcctccacgtctcgccgcctccacgtctcgccgtctCCACGTCTCGCcgtctccacgtatcgccgcctccccgccTCGCCGCCTcctcgtatcgccgcctccacgtatcgccgcccccaCGTATCGCCGCCCCCACGTATCGCCGCCCCCACGTATCGCCGCCCCCACATATCGTCGCCTCCACATATCGCCGCctgcccgtctcgccgcctccacgtatcgccgcccccacgtatagccgcccccacgtatcgccgcccccacgtatcgtcgcctccacgtatcgccgcctgcccgtctcgccgcctccacgtatcgccgcctccacgtatcgcagcctccacgtatcgccgcctccccgtctcgccgcctccacgtattgTCGCCAACCACGTATCGTCGCTcccacgtatcgtcgcctccacatctcgccgcctccacgtctcgccgcctccacgtctcgccgtctccccgtctcgccgcctccccgtctcgccgcctccacgtatcgccgcccccacgtatcgtcgccaaccacggatcgtcgcctccacgtatcgccgcctccacgtatcgtcgcctccacgtttcgccgcctccacgtctcgccgcctccacgtctcgccgtctCCACGTCTCGCCGTCTCCACGTCTCGCCGTCTCCACgcatcgccgcctccccgtctcgccgcctccacgtatcgtcgccaACCACGTATCGTCGCCAACCACGTATCGTCGCCAACCACGTATCGTCGCCaaccacgtatcgccgcctccacgtatcgccgcctccacgtatcgctgcCTCCCCGTCTCGTCGCTTCTCCGTTTCGTCGCATCAACTTCCCTGCAGTGCACCGAGCTACAGAGTCCTCAGTTCCGATcaag ATAAAgaagtgctttctacaaaggaagaaCAGACAGCGGGCTGTGCTATGTTACAGGATAGGAAACAATCCTGGCTGTCATAA